The proteins below come from a single Gossypium raimondii isolate GPD5lz chromosome 2, ASM2569854v1, whole genome shotgun sequence genomic window:
- the LOC105788999 gene encoding mitogen-activated protein kinase kinase kinase 18, producing the protein MEKQSHTQKTAWTRGKCIGKGSFGTVSLVINELNGAVSAVKSVDLATCLPSQLESLENEIRILRSLSSPYVVKYLGDDVSPAKSFRNLHVEYLPGGTVADVEIVKRRAADVDERLLRWHTRCLISGLKYVHDEGIVHCDVKGKNVLLGSDSSSVKLADFGSAIEIKKGRSLIKPRGSPLWMAPEVVRGEYQGPESDIWSLGCTVVEMITGKPAWEDHGFDSLRRIAYSEELPELPAQLSKLGKDFVEKCLRRDPNRRWSCDHLLQHPFISSASPPKTIGESSPRCVLDFAGSDFEEDENTANFESSAKERISKLANDGRAIWESDGWATVRSYAHESRVNCEEGTSTEYPELTRTHLEISNWRQCGKYVRVSGIKSSFGGQRCDLLAGSSRRCWRQKEKVEFAVEKGKSIFCRFCNLLLQLILCDFKLFLYILLMFLNYFVLPSLLLSFTSTILFGPTSNPIAATT; encoded by the coding sequence ATGGAGAAACAGAGCCATACCCAGAAAACTGCATGGACAAGAGGCAAGTGTATAGGCAAAGGCTCCTTTGGTACCGTTAGCTTAGTGATCAACGAACTCAACGGTGCCGTTTCCGCGGTCAAGTCCGTCGACTTAGCAACGTGTCTTCCCAGCCAGTTGGAGTCTTTGGAGAATGAAATTCGGATCCTCCGTTCGCTTTCCTCTCCTTACGTCGTCAAGTACCTCGGCGATGACGTCTCTCCGGCGAAATCTTTCCGTAATCTTCACGTGGAGTATTTGCCGGGCGGCACCGTTGCTGACGTGGAGATTGTTAAGCGGCGGGCTGCTGACGTGGACGAGAGGCTTTTGCGGTGGCACACGCGGTGCTTGATTTCGGGTTTGAAGTACGTGCACGACGAAGGCATTGTACACTGTGATGTGAAAGGAAAAAATGTTTTGCTTGGATCGGATTCCAGTTCCGTAAAGCTCGCGGATTTCGGCTCGGCGATTGAGATCAAAAAGGGAAGGTCGCTCATTAAGCCACGTGGAAGCCCTCTATGGATGGCGCCAGAGGTGGTTCGCGGCGAGTATCAAGGGCCGGAGAGCGATATTTGGTCACTAGGATGCACCGTCGTCGAGATGATCACCGGGAAGCCAGCTTGGGAGGATCACGGTTTCGACTCGCTACGTCGAATTGCTTACTCGGAGGAACTCCCCGAGTTGCCGGCTCAGTTATCCAAACTCGGTAAGGATTTCGTGGAGAAGTGTTTGAGAAGGGATCCAAATCGAAGGTGGAGCTGCGATCACCTGCTGCAGCATCCATTTATATCATCGGCATCGCCGCCGAAAACGATAGGAGAATCATCTCCGCGTTGCGTTCTCGATTTTGCCGGGTCGGATTTCGAAGAGGACGAAAACACTGCGAATTTCGAATCGTCGGCGAAGGAGAGGATCAGTAAATTAGCGAATGATGGACGGGCAATTTGGGAATCGGACGGTTGGGCGACGGTAAGGAGTTACGCTCATGAATCACGTGTGAATTGCGAGGAAGGGACAAGTACGGAATATCCGGAGTTGACGAGGACGCATTTGGAAATTTCCAATTGGCGGCAGTGTGGTAAATACGTGCGTGTTAGCGGGATAAAATCGTCGTTTGGTGGCCAACGGTGCGATCTCTTGGCTGGTTCAAGCCGTCGTTGTTGGCGACAAAAGGAAAAGGTGGAGTTTGCGGTGGAGAAGGGAAAGTCGATATTCTGCagattttgtaatttattattacaattaatTTTGTGTGATTTCAAATTATtcctatatattttattgatgtttttaaattaCTTCGTTCTTCCTTCATTACTTTTATCCTTTACCTCCACCATTCTTTTTGGTCCAACCTCGAATCCAATCGCCGCTACAACCTGA